DNA sequence from the Janibacter sp. CX7 genome:
GAGAGCACCACCGACGACACACCCGAGTGCGTGGGTCGCCGGTGGCATCCAAGGAGCATCGGCCGGCTCACGCCGGACGGTGCAGACAACATCACCGACGTACGGAGAACAGGTTGCCTACCATCAACCAGCTGGTGCGCAAGGGGCGGCAGGACAAGCCGTCCAAGGCCGCCACCCCGGCCCTCAAGGGGTCGCCGCAGCGCCGTGGCGTGTGCACTCGCGTGTACACGACCACCCCCAAGAAGCCGAACTCTGCCCTGCGCAAGGTCGCCCGTGTGCGCCTGACGTCCGGCATCGAGGTCACCGCGTACATCCCGGGTGTCGGCCACAACCTGCAGGAGCACTCCATCGTGCTCGTGCGTGGTGGTCGTGTGAAGGACCTCCCCGGTGTCCGCTACAAGATCGTCCGCGGTTCGCTCGACACCCAGGGTGTCAAGGGTCGCCAGCAGGCCCGCAGCCGCTACGGCGCGAAGAAGGAGAAGAAGTAATGCCTCGCAAGGGTCCTGCTCCGAAGCGCCCCCTCGTCGTCGACCCGGTCTACCAGTCCCCGCTGGTCACCCAGCTGGTCAACAAGATCCTGCTCGACGGCAAGAAGTCCATCGCCGAGTCCATCGTCTACGACGCCCTCGAGGGCTGCCGCGAGAAGACCGGCACCGACCCGGTCCAGACGCTCAAGCGCGCGCTCGACAACGTCAAGCCCTCTCTGGAGGTCAAGTCCCGCCGCGTCGGTGGTGCGACCTACCAGGTCCCGATCGAGGTCAAGCCCGGCCGCGCCACGACCCTGTCGCTGCGCTGGCTCGTCGGCTACGCCCGTCAGCGTCGCGAGAAGACGATGACCGAGCGCCTCATGAACGAGATCCTCGACGCGAGCAACGGCCTGGGTGCCGCGGTCAAGCGTCGCGAGGACACGCACAAGATGGCCGAGTCCAACAAGGCCTTCGCGCACTACCGCTGGTGACAGCAGGTCGGGGCCGGCGACCGTCGGCCCCGACCACCACCCGCCCTCCCGGGCAGACACGACCGCAACGAGCGAGATGAGATAACGAGTGGCACAGGACGTCCTGACGGACCTCACCAAGGTCCGCAACATCGGCATCATGGCGCACATCGACGCCGGCAAGACGACGACGACTGAGCGCATCCTCTTCTACACCGGCGTCAACCACAAGCTTGGCGAGACGCACGACGGTGCCTCCACCACCGACTGGATGGAGCAGGAGAAGGAGCGCGGCATCACGATCACCTCCGCCGCGGTCACCTCCTTCTGGGAGGGCACCCAGATCAACATCATCGACACCCCCGGCCACGTGGACTTCACGGTCGAGGTCGAGCGCTCCCTGCGCGTCCTCGACGGCGCCGTCGCCGTCTTCGACGGCAAGGAGGGTGTCGAGCCCCAGTCCGAGACGGTCTGGCGCCAGGCGGACAAGTACGACGTCCCCCGCATCGCCTTCGTCAACAAGATGGACAAGCTGGGCGCCGACTTCTACTTCACCGTCGACACCATCAAGGACCGCCTCGGTGCGGAGCCGCTCGTCATGCAGCTGCCGATCGGCGCCGAGAACGACTTCGTCGGTGTCGTCGACCTGATCAGCATGAAGGCGCTCGTCTGGCCCGGCGACGCCAAGGGTGACGTCACCATGGGCGCCTCCTACGAGGTCCAGGAGATCCCCGCGGACCTCCAGGCCAAGGCTGAGGAGTACCGCAACCACCTCGTCGAGCGCGTCGCCGAGTCCGACGACGACCTCATGGAGAAGTACCTCGGTGGCGAGGAGCTGACGACCGACGAGATCAAGGCCGCCGTGCGCAAGCTGACGGTCAACTCCGAGCTCTACCCGGTCTTCTGCGGCTCCGCCTTCAAGAACCGTGGTGTCCAGCCGGTCCTCGACGCGGTCGTCGACTACCTCCCCAACCCGCTCGACGTCGCGGCCATGGAGGGCCACGCCCCGGGCAACGAGGACGAGGTCGTCCTGCGCAAGCCCAGCACCGAGGAGCCCTTCTCCGCGCTGGCCTTCAAGATCGCGGCGCACCCCTTCTTCGGCACGCTGACCTTCATCCGGGTCTACTCGGGTCGGATCACGCCGGGCACCCAGGTCATCAACTCGACCAAGGGCAAGAAGGAGCGTCTGGGCAAGCTCTTCCAGATGCACGCCAACAAGGAGAACCCGGTCGACGAGGCGATGGCGGGTCACATCTACGCCGTCATCGGTCTCAAGGAGACCACGACGGGTGACACCCTGAGCGACGTCAACGACCAGGTCATCCTCGAGTCGATGTCCTTCCCGGCGCCGGTCATCCAGGTCGCCATCGAGCCCAAGACGAAGGGTGACCAGGAGAAGCTGGGCACCGCGATCCAGAAGCTCGTCGCCGAGGACCCCACCTTCCAGGTGAGCCTCGACGAGGAGACCGGCCAGACGATCATCGCCGGCATGGGCGAGCTGCACCTCGACGTCTTCGTCGACCGCATGAAGCGCGAGTTCAAGGTCGAGGCCAACATCGGCAAGCCGCAGGTGGCCTACCGCGAGACGATCCGTCGCGCGGTCGAGAAGTACGACTACACGCACAAGAAGCAGACCGGTGGCTCCGGCCAGTTCGCCAAGGTCCAGATCACCTTCGAGCCCCTCGAGGCCACGGAGGACACGGACGGCGAGCTCTACGAGTTCGAGAACGCCGTCACCGGTGGTCGCATCCCGCGTGAGTACATCCCGAGCGTCGACGCCGGTATCCAGGACGCCATGCAGTACGGCGTGCTCGCCGGCTACCCGGTCGTCGGTGTCAAGGCCACCCTCATCGACGGTGCCTACCACGACGTCGACTCCTCGGAGATGGCGTTCAAGATCGCCGGGTCGATGGCCTTCAAGGAGGCCGCCCGCAAGGCCGACCCGGTGCTCATGGAGCCGATGATGAAGGTCGAGGTGCGTACGCCCGAGGACTACATGGGCGACGTCATCGGCGACATCAACTCCCGCCGTGGCCAGATCCAGTCCATGGAGGACGTCAGCGGAGCCAAGGTCGTCACCGGCCTCGTCCCGCTGTCGGAGATGTTCGGCTACGTCGGCGACCTGCGGTCGAAGACCCAGGGCCGGGCGAACTACTCCATGGAGTTCGACTCCTACGCGGAGGTCCCCAAGGCGGTCGCCGAGGAGATCATCAAGAAGACCCGAGGCGAGTGACCGGTAGCATTACCGGGATCCCGACACGGACCATCCACACACACCCACACACGACGCCACCCTGCCGGGCAAAGGCGTAACCGAGAAAACGTCCTGAGGAGGACAACACAGTGGCGAAGGCAAAGTTCGAGCGGAGCAAGCCGCACGTCAACATCGGCACCATCGGTCACATCGACCATGGCAAGACGACGCTGACGGCCGCGATCTCCCGCGTGCTGCACGACCAGCTCCCCGACCTCAACGAGGCCTCGGCGTTCGACACGATCGACAAGGCTCCCGAGGAGAAGCAGCGCGGTATCACCATCTCGATCGCGCACATCGAGTACCAGACGGAGTCGCGTCACTACGCGCACGTCGACTGCCCGGGTCACGCCGACTACGTGAAGAACATGATCACCGGTGCGGCCCAGATGGACGGTGCGATCCTCGTCGTCGCCGCCACCGACGGCCCGATGCCGCAGACGAAGGAGCACGTCCTCCTGGCCCGCCAGGTCGGCGTCCCCTACATCGTCGTGGCGCTCAACAAGGCCGACATGGTCGACGACGAGGAGATCATGGAGCTCGTCGAGATGGAGGTCCGCGAGCTGCTGTCCTCCTACGAGTTCCCCGGCGACGACGTCCCGGTCGTCAAGGTCTCGGCGCTCAAGGCGCTCGAGGGCGACGCCAAGTGGGGCGAGTCGATCATGGAGCTCATGACGGCCGTCGACGAGTACATCCCCGAGCCGGAGCGCGACCTCGACAAGCCGTTCATGATGCCGGTCGAGGACGTCTTCACGATCACCGGTCGTGGCACCGTCGTCACCGGTCGTATCGAGCGCGGCATCCTCAACGTCAACGAGGAGGTCGAGATCGTCGGTATCCGCGAGGAGAAGACCACCACGACCGTCACGGGCATCGAGATGTTCCGCAAGCTGCTCGACGAGGGCCGCGCGGGTGAGAACGTCGGTCTGCTCCTTCGTGGCACCAAGCGCGAGGACGTCGAGCGCGGCCAGGTCATCTGCAAGCCGGGCTCGATCACCCCGCACACCGAGTTCGAGGCGCAGGTCTACATCCTGTCGAAGGAGGAGGGTGGCCGGCACACGCCGTTCTACGACTCCTACCGTCCGCAGTTCTACTTCCGGACCACCGACGTCACCGGCGTCGTCTCCCTGCCCGAGGGCACCGAGATGGTCATGCCCGGCGACAACACCGACATGAAGGTCGAGCTCATCCAGCCGATCGCCATGGAGGAGGGCCTGAAGTTCAACATCCGCGAGGGTGGCCGCACCGTCGGCGCCGGTCGCGTTACCAAGATCGTCAAGTGATCCTGGGCTGACCTCGAGTCAGCAACCACGAAGGGCCCGTCTCCCCGTCAGGGGAGGCGGGCCCTTCGTCGTGTCACGGCCGGCCGGCGTCGATCCACACCTGCGGGTCGTAGGTCCACCCGTCGGCGACCATCGCCGTGCGCAGCGCAGCACGGTTGTTGGTCGCGTGGCCGGCCTCCCGGTAGCGGGCCCGGCCACGCTCGATGTGGCTGCGCACGGTCTCGGTGCGCAGCGACAGCACGCGCGCGAGGAAGGCTGGGGAGTGCCCGCGGGCGGCGACGAAGAGGGAGAGCAGCTGGAGCTCGCGATCGGTCAGGTGCACCTCGGGCGGCTCGGCCGGCTCGACGCGCGCGATGTCGGGGGTCTCGCCGGCGGCGACCGAGCGGATGACGTCGGCGGTCTGCGCCAGACCGAGGGTCGGCTCGATCCAGGCGGTCGCGCCCTCGGCGGCTGCCCGGCGGGCGAAGGGGGAGTGCCGCTGCGGCCCGATGATGATCGGGTGCGAACCGAGTCGGCGCAGGGCCCGCACCTTGACGGCCAGCGGCAGGTGGTCGTCGAGCTGTGCGTCGACGACGACGAAGTCCCCGGCGAAGTCCCACTCGGCCTGGAAGTCGGTCCAGGCGTGGACCGCCGTCGTCACGCGCAGCGGTCGCGGTCCGGACTGCAGCTCCTGCCGCAGAGCCATCGTCACCACAGGGGAGGTGTGGACCAGGTCGAGGCGGGTGGCTGCGGACATCGGGCACGATGCTCCCATGCGCGCCGACGCCGAGGTCTTCGTCTGGTCGCGCTGGCGGCTGCACGCGGACGCGGTCACCTCGGTGCTCGTGGCCGATTGGCTCGATGCCAGGACGGTGGCGTCGGTCGACGAGGCCACCGGCCTGCTCGTGGGGGGAGCGCTGCTGCCGGACCTCACCGACCTGCTCGAGCGGCGACGGTCCGCGGGGCTGGCGACGGTCGTCTGGGGTGGGGTCCTCCCTTCGCCCCGGGTCGCGGCCCTGCGGCAGGCGGGAGCGGCGGCGTACGTCTCCATGCTCGAGCCACCCCAGCAGGTCGTCGACGTCGTGCGACGGGTGCTGGCCGGGCAACCCGTGCCGTGGCCACCGCCGCCGGAGGCGATGGTGCGGCTGACCGAGCGGGAGCAGGAGGTGGCGCGGGCCTACCTCGCCGACTGGTCGGACCACCCCCGGGCGGAGGTGGCGCGGCGGCTCGGGATCAGCGAGCGCACCCTCAAGGTGCACATCGCCAACATCCGCGCCAAGGCGGGTCACCGGGGCGCCGAGACGCGCGAAGGGCTGCGGCGAGCGCTCGTCGTGTCCGAGTGGCTCTAGTCCTTCTGGGGGCATTCGAGGTGGGGTCCCGAAGGTGTCCCTAATCTCACGCGTGAGTGCCTCGACAGGGGGGCGTTCGCCGGGGGGAGGACCCTGGATCCGGCCGTGGCATCCGCGCGGCACACCTGACCGCGCCTGTCCGCAGAGAGAGCCCCGCCTTGTCCAAGGACATCACCACCGCCGGTCCGTCGCGCCGTCAGATCGCGAAGGGGGCCGCCTGGGCCGTCCCCGCCGTCACCGTCGCGGCCGCCGCACCCACCCTCGCCGCCTCGCCCAACCCGGTCTGCACCGGCGCAGACATCACGCTGGGTGTTTCCAACTGCACCCTCGTTGGGCTCCTGTCGCCCGAGGCGAGCTTCACGATCACCGCTGGCCCCGACTGCACCATCCCGCAGGGAACCCCGGTCTCGCTGACGGGTGGCGCGCTGGCGTCGATCGGCCTGACTGCGCTCGTGGACCTCAACGTCGGCGTGCTCACCTTCGGCTCCGACATCGGCAGTGCGACCCTGGCCAACGACATCGCGCCCGGCCAGACCGTGACCGTCCAGGTCTTCCCCGAGGGGCTGAACATCAATGCGCTGGGCACCTACCAGTTGGCCGTCCTCGGCGCCACGGCCGAGTTCACCCTCGCGGCTGGCGTGGGCACCCTGGTGAGCGTCTGCAGCTCGCCCAACGACTGAGCGAGTCACCGACACCGACGCGCCCATCGCCCTTCGGGGCGGTGGGCGCGTTGGCGTGTGACAACGGGTGGGGCGGCCCCCTTCGGCCTATGGTGGGGACGACCGCTGCACCCGACCACGGAGACCGCGCCACATGGCCACCGACGAGAGCACCACGACCGAGGACCTCGCCCCCGAGGAGGAGGGCCTCGACGAGGTGGCCAAGCCGACCCTGCGCCAGATGAAGAAGCGCAGCTGGGTCTTCGCCTTCAAGCGGGCGATCAAGGAGTTCAGCGCCGACGGGTGCACCGACCTGGCCGCCGCGCTCACCTACTTCGCGGTGCTGTCGATCTTCCCCGGGCTGCTGGCGCTCGTCTCGATCATCGGTCTCGTGGGCGACCCCGACGAGACGAAGAAGACCCTGCTCGACGTCATCGGCCAGCTGGGCCAGGACAACGTCGTCGACATCCTCGAGGGCCCGATCGACCAGATGGTCAACTCCAGCGGGGCCGGCCTCGGACTCGTCGTCGGTATCGCGGGTGCCCTGTGGTCGGCCTCGGGCTACGTCGGAGCCTTCGGCCGCGCCCTCAACCGGATCTACGACGTCCCCGAGGGGCGCGGCTTCGTCAAGCTGCGGCCCATGCAGCTCGCGGTCACCGCGGTGCTGCTCGTCCTGGCCGCCGCCACGATCATGTCCGTCGCCGTCAGCGGTGACGTGGCCCGGGCCATCGGCAACACCATCGGCCTCGGCGAGGCCGCGGTGATGACGTGGAACCTCGCCAAGTGGCCGGTCATCCTGCTCGTCGTCACCTTCATGGTGGGCCTGCTCTACTGGGCCACCCCCAACGTCAAGCAGCCGACGTTCCGCTGGCTCAGCCCCGGCGCGGCCGTCGCGATCGTCGTGGCGATCGTCGCGTCCGTGGCCTTCGGCTTCTACGTCTCCAACTTCGGCTCCTACAACGCGACCTACGGCTCGCTGGCCGGTGTCATCGTCTTCCTGCTGTGGCTGTGGATCCTCAACAACGTGCTGCTCCTGGGTGCCGAGGTCGACTCCGAGATCGAGCGCTCCCGCCAGCTGCAGGCCGGCATGGCGGCCGAGGAGGACCTGCTCCTCCCGCTGCGCGACACGACCAAGTCCGACGCGGCCGCCGAGGCCGAGGTGGAGGTGCGCGAGGAGGCCCGCTCCCTGCGCATCGACGGGCTGCGCGACCAGGGCAGGTCGACCGCCGACCTCGCCGACCAGGACTGACTCCGGTCGGCCGGGTGCGACCCCGGCCGACCGCACCGGAGAGCCGGTGGGGGGCCTGTCAAGCACCGGCCCGGCCCGATTTGGACTGAGCCTGCAGGCTCTGGCACACTGTTCAGGTTGCTTGTTGTGCGGTGACGCCGCTATCGGACTTTGCCCCGATCGCCAGGTGCCACCGCCTCCCCCGATGACAACGCATCGAACCGCCTGAGGCGGGGCGACACATCGGACACGAAGCACGATCCGGTTCGACCGGGTCGACGACCAGATCGCGCGACCTGCCCTTCGGCATGTCGTCGCGTCGCGGAGCGGGTGCGACACACCCGACCGCGTGGGTCGGAGGCCAGGCCGACCGACACAGACCAAGGCAAGACGGCGAGAGAGAGACGGACACAAGATGGCGGGACAGAAGATCCGCATCCGGTTGAAGTCGTATGACCACGAGGTCATCGACAACTCGGCGCGGAAGATCGTCGACACCGTGACCCGTGCCGGCGCGACGGTGGTGGGCCCCGTGCCGCTGCCCACGGAGAAGAACGTGTTCTGCGTCATCCGGTCGCCCCACAAGTACAAGGACAGCCGCGAGCACTTCGAGATGCGCACCCACAAGCGCCTCATCGACATCATCGACCCGACGCCCAAGGCCGTCGACTCGCTGATGCGTCTCGACCTCCCGGCTGACGTCAACATCGAGATCAAGCTCTGAGGCTGAACGAGATGACTACTACTGCCACCAAGACCGTCAAGGGCGTCCTCGGCGAGAAGCTCGGCATGACGCAGGTCTGGGACGAGGACAACCGTCTCGTCCCCGTGACCGTCATCCAGGCCGGCCCGTGCGTCGTCACCCAGGTCCGCAATGCCGAGACCGACGGCTACGACGCCGTCCAGATCGCGTACGGCGCCATCGACCCGCGCAAGGTCAACCAGCCCAAGAGCGGCCACTTCGCCAAGGCCGGCGTGACCCCGCGCCGCCACCTCGTGGAGCTGCGCACCGCTGACGCCTCCGAGTACTCCCTGGGTCAGGAGGTGACCGTCGAGCTGTTCGAGTCCGGGCAGGCCATCGACGTCACCGGCACGACCAAGGGCAAGGGCTTCGCCGGCGTCATGAAGCGTCACGGCTTCGCCGGTGTCAGCGCCTCCCACGGTGCGCACCGCAATCACCGCAAGCCCGGCTCGATCGGTGGCTGCGCCACCCCGGGTCGCGTCTTCAAGGGGATGCGCATGGCCGGCCGCATGGGCGGCGTGCGCCAGACCACCCAGAACCTCACGATCCACGCCGTGGACGCCGAGAAGGGCCTGCTGCTCGTCAAGGGCGCCGTCCCCGGCCCCCGTGGCGGCGTCGTCCTCGTCCGCACCGCGGTGAAGGGAGCCTGACGTGCCGACCATCGACATCATCAGCCCGCAGGGTGCCGCCAACGGCACCATCGAGCTGCCCGCCGAGATCTTCGACGTGCAGGTCAACGTCCCGCTGATCCACCAGGTCGTCGTGGCCCAGCTCGCCGCGGCGCGCCAGGGCACGCACGCGACCAAGACCCGCGGCAACGTCCGCGGTGGTGGCCGCAAGCCGTACCGCCAGAAGGGCACCGGCCGCGCCCGTCAGGGCTCGACCCGCGCTCCGCAGTTCGCCGGCGGTGGCACCGTCCACGGCCCGCAGCCGCGTGAGTACTCGCAGCGCACCCCCAAGAAGATGAAGGCCGCCGCCCTGCGCGGTGCCCTCTCCGACCGGGCGCGTCACGGCCGCATCCACGTCCTCAGCTCCCTCGTCGACGGGGACACCCCCTCGACGAAGGGCGTCGCGACCGT
Encoded proteins:
- a CDS encoding LuxR C-terminal-related transcriptional regulator; this translates as MRADAEVFVWSRWRLHADAVTSVLVADWLDARTVASVDEATGLLVGGALLPDLTDLLERRRSAGLATVVWGGVLPSPRVAALRQAGAAAYVSMLEPPQQVVDVVRRVLAGQPVPWPPPPEAMVRLTEREQEVARAYLADWSDHPRAEVARRLGISERTLKVHIANIRAKAGHRGAETREGLRRALVVSEWL
- the tuf gene encoding elongation factor Tu codes for the protein MAKAKFERSKPHVNIGTIGHIDHGKTTLTAAISRVLHDQLPDLNEASAFDTIDKAPEEKQRGITISIAHIEYQTESRHYAHVDCPGHADYVKNMITGAAQMDGAILVVAATDGPMPQTKEHVLLARQVGVPYIVVALNKADMVDDEEIMELVEMEVRELLSSYEFPGDDVPVVKVSALKALEGDAKWGESIMELMTAVDEYIPEPERDLDKPFMMPVEDVFTITGRGTVVTGRIERGILNVNEEVEIVGIREEKTTTTVTGIEMFRKLLDEGRAGENVGLLLRGTKREDVERGQVICKPGSITPHTEFEAQVYILSKEEGGRHTPFYDSYRPQFYFRTTDVTGVVSLPEGTEMVMPGDNTDMKVELIQPIAMEEGLKFNIREGGRTVGAGRVTKIVK
- the rpsG gene encoding 30S ribosomal protein S7, with amino-acid sequence MPRKGPAPKRPLVVDPVYQSPLVTQLVNKILLDGKKSIAESIVYDALEGCREKTGTDPVQTLKRALDNVKPSLEVKSRRVGGATYQVPIEVKPGRATTLSLRWLVGYARQRREKTMTERLMNEILDASNGLGAAVKRREDTHKMAESNKAFAHYRW
- the fusA gene encoding elongation factor G; this translates as MAQDVLTDLTKVRNIGIMAHIDAGKTTTTERILFYTGVNHKLGETHDGASTTDWMEQEKERGITITSAAVTSFWEGTQINIIDTPGHVDFTVEVERSLRVLDGAVAVFDGKEGVEPQSETVWRQADKYDVPRIAFVNKMDKLGADFYFTVDTIKDRLGAEPLVMQLPIGAENDFVGVVDLISMKALVWPGDAKGDVTMGASYEVQEIPADLQAKAEEYRNHLVERVAESDDDLMEKYLGGEELTTDEIKAAVRKLTVNSELYPVFCGSAFKNRGVQPVLDAVVDYLPNPLDVAAMEGHAPGNEDEVVLRKPSTEEPFSALAFKIAAHPFFGTLTFIRVYSGRITPGTQVINSTKGKKERLGKLFQMHANKENPVDEAMAGHIYAVIGLKETTTGDTLSDVNDQVILESMSFPAPVIQVAIEPKTKGDQEKLGTAIQKLVAEDPTFQVSLDEETGQTIIAGMGELHLDVFVDRMKREFKVEANIGKPQVAYRETIRRAVEKYDYTHKKQTGGSGQFAKVQITFEPLEATEDTDGELYEFENAVTGGRIPREYIPSVDAGIQDAMQYGVLAGYPVVGVKATLIDGAYHDVDSSEMAFKIAGSMAFKEAARKADPVLMEPMMKVEVRTPEDYMGDVIGDINSRRGQIQSMEDVSGAKVVTGLVPLSEMFGYVGDLRSKTQGRANYSMEFDSYAEVPKAVAEEIIKKTRGE
- a CDS encoding YihY/virulence factor BrkB family protein encodes the protein MATDESTTTEDLAPEEEGLDEVAKPTLRQMKKRSWVFAFKRAIKEFSADGCTDLAAALTYFAVLSIFPGLLALVSIIGLVGDPDETKKTLLDVIGQLGQDNVVDILEGPIDQMVNSSGAGLGLVVGIAGALWSASGYVGAFGRALNRIYDVPEGRGFVKLRPMQLAVTAVLLVLAAATIMSVAVSGDVARAIGNTIGLGEAAVMTWNLAKWPVILLVVTFMVGLLYWATPNVKQPTFRWLSPGAAVAIVVAIVASVAFGFYVSNFGSYNATYGSLAGVIVFLLWLWILNNVLLLGAEVDSEIERSRQLQAGMAAEEDLLLPLRDTTKSDAAAEAEVEVREEARSLRIDGLRDQGRSTADLADQD
- the rplD gene encoding 50S ribosomal protein L4, encoding MPTIDIISPQGAANGTIELPAEIFDVQVNVPLIHQVVVAQLAAARQGTHATKTRGNVRGGGRKPYRQKGTGRARQGSTRAPQFAGGGTVHGPQPREYSQRTPKKMKAAALRGALSDRARHGRIHVLSSLVDGDTPSTKGVATVLGGLSERKNLLVVIERGNETAWKSVRNLADVHVLPADQLNTYDVLCADDVVFTQAALEAFLAGPTKTEEVSK
- the rplC gene encoding 50S ribosomal protein L3; protein product: MTTTATKTVKGVLGEKLGMTQVWDEDNRLVPVTVIQAGPCVVTQVRNAETDGYDAVQIAYGAIDPRKVNQPKSGHFAKAGVTPRRHLVELRTADASEYSLGQEVTVELFESGQAIDVTGTTKGKGFAGVMKRHGFAGVSASHGAHRNHRKPGSIGGCATPGRVFKGMRMAGRMGGVRQTTQNLTIHAVDAEKGLLLVKGAVPGPRGGVVLVRTAVKGA
- the rpsL gene encoding 30S ribosomal protein S12; its protein translation is MPTINQLVRKGRQDKPSKAATPALKGSPQRRGVCTRVYTTTPKKPNSALRKVARVRLTSGIEVTAYIPGVGHNLQEHSIVLVRGGRVKDLPGVRYKIVRGSLDTQGVKGRQQARSRYGAKKEKK
- the rpsJ gene encoding 30S ribosomal protein S10 — protein: MAGQKIRIRLKSYDHEVIDNSARKIVDTVTRAGATVVGPVPLPTEKNVFCVIRSPHKYKDSREHFEMRTHKRLIDIIDPTPKAVDSLMRLDLPADVNIEIKL